The proteins below come from a single Fibrobacter sp. UWB4 genomic window:
- a CDS encoding glycoside hydrolase family 18 protein — MNFKVITLALAMGAAVAAQAAADKVIGFYPYWSQYSQFYAKDIRYNLVTDIHYMSIAPSAEGTVAFADEYDADNFKNLVSMSKDNGVKLIVSVGGMEAESNLKAIASSDETLSSFVSNVKDWIAANGGDGVELDWQNLTTDDSEDYAKMVNALVDGLSGSTVTAVIYPAAGMDAYKAEALNRLAYVDVFMADLMNESESSLVPNQSANSVQETLDAVAAAGVNKDLLAPVVFLYGKSFAGAKGLGSSHQGVGSGNEGYLPYAELMNRFDTPDYTVTFDEASKSEVAVSETESIVFMGIPSVKAVAQHVKSEGMAGVAVYDLSQDHYEPIVSLLVTVGLELRPGVNYKASKK, encoded by the coding sequence ATGAACTTTAAAGTTATTACATTGGCTCTTGCTATGGGCGCTGCTGTGGCTGCCCAGGCTGCCGCTGACAAAGTGATTGGCTTCTATCCGTATTGGAGTCAGTATTCTCAGTTTTACGCCAAGGACATCCGCTACAATCTTGTGACCGACATTCACTACATGTCGATCGCTCCGAGTGCGGAAGGTACGGTCGCCTTTGCCGATGAATACGATGCCGACAACTTCAAGAATCTTGTCAGCATGTCCAAGGACAACGGCGTGAAGCTTATCGTGTCCGTCGGTGGCATGGAAGCTGAATCGAACCTCAAGGCTATCGCCTCCTCCGACGAGACGCTTTCTTCCTTCGTTTCTAACGTGAAGGATTGGATTGCAGCAAACGGCGGCGACGGTGTTGAACTTGACTGGCAGAACCTTACGACGGATGATTCCGAAGATTATGCCAAGATGGTGAACGCCTTGGTCGACGGTCTTTCTGGCTCGACGGTAACGGCCGTGATTTACCCGGCCGCCGGCATGGACGCCTACAAGGCCGAAGCCTTGAACCGCCTCGCTTACGTGGACGTCTTCATGGCTGATCTCATGAATGAAAGCGAAAGTAGCCTCGTCCCGAACCAGAGTGCAAACTCTGTTCAGGAAACGCTTGACGCTGTTGCTGCAGCCGGCGTGAACAAGGACCTCCTTGCTCCGGTGGTGTTCCTCTACGGTAAGTCCTTTGCCGGTGCAAAGGGCCTCGGCTCTAGCCATCAGGGCGTGGGCAGTGGTAACGAAGGCTACCTCCCGTACGCTGAACTCATGAACCGCTTTGACACTCCGGATTACACGGTGACATTCGATGAAGCTTCCAAGTCCGAAGTGGCTGTGAGCGAAACCGAATCTATCGTGTTCATGGGTATCCCGTCTGTGAAGGCTGTTGCCCAGCATGTGAAGAGCGAAGGCATGGCAGGCGTTGCCGTGTATGACCTCTCCCAGGACCACTACGAACCGATCGTTTCGCTCCTCGTGACGGTTGGCCTCGAACTCCGCCCGGGCGTGAACTACAAGGCTTCCAAGAAGTAA
- a CDS encoding gliding motility-associated C-terminal domain-containing protein: MKKLLNLIFILALITSTFAADQWFNYSYPFPVREAVPYGDGFFMATAGGIRFKTATSDAMYMTSKGLGDQSVSAVAFSDLGFFALSDNGVVARMSERDSFEVLNRSYAGNNLRVIPGMMRVAGTAMVIAFEDRLSFFSIPSNRSIVTVDRISDANLSKTPVSAMEVHGDSLFVAVDGVVYLRKMDWYNLEADAHLYDPDSWKVMKNVSSAGKEIKTIVWKDGKIRTYPLEGMWIWEDEKETRVVNDTFLTFADTSSMILVRGKLLKDSILYEKDSVMRSGKGGAVPVVDHYYYKNRVQWVKLLSKGALLAGPEKVFHYDGKKIEDVTTYKPFAVGNVYELQAIPKGGVIAASEAGYFSHNRDLQSWTPPTLAFPIDEKSGLGNMTNARGHDMKVMSVLPDGHVFYHVWGMGFSIFANWGDSATAVIMGSTDNCLDDYTEKDAFVYTIAVTSTPAPDNSGFLTATASNKGYSLVYISLDGEVSCANNIGSTSIAGPMIARINEDGKWVVYVGTRSTMGTEANGGLDVITMLPPKKMGGDISKVAKKDVKSYYGAPSTPLDMVYEPKTGYFWMVTAASLVYWSEQDTSLLTPLSTNGLTSANFTSIDVDSRGNLWVGTSMQGAYRLTPRTTNPDTLSVQHFTARQGLLSDRVQDVAVDSVLGVVWFAHDNGVSAYLRKDVGGTDGNMDDDSNKDFKVYPNPFRPRENHSRIVFDNVAEDAVISIFNRGGKLVMALSGDRLVGGRAEWDGTMNNGKLVAPGVYQYVVRTKSKVKKGKLLIVH; this comes from the coding sequence GTGAAAAAGTTGCTTAATCTAATTTTTATCCTTGCCCTGATCACGTCAACCTTTGCTGCTGACCAGTGGTTCAATTATTCATACCCATTCCCGGTAAGGGAAGCTGTTCCTTATGGCGACGGCTTTTTTATGGCGACTGCGGGGGGCATTCGTTTTAAGACCGCAACAAGCGATGCAATGTACATGACGTCGAAGGGGCTTGGCGACCAGTCTGTAAGTGCTGTTGCTTTTTCGGATCTCGGATTTTTTGCGCTAAGTGATAATGGTGTTGTTGCTAGAATGTCCGAGAGGGATTCCTTTGAAGTCCTGAACCGCTCTTATGCCGGGAACAATTTGCGTGTCATTCCGGGCATGATGCGCGTTGCGGGGACTGCGATGGTTATCGCTTTCGAAGACCGCCTTTCGTTCTTCAGCATCCCTTCTAACAGGTCTATTGTGACTGTCGACCGAATTTCAGATGCAAACCTTTCCAAGACGCCTGTCAGCGCGATGGAAGTGCATGGCGACTCGCTGTTTGTTGCTGTCGATGGCGTAGTCTATCTGCGCAAGATGGATTGGTATAATCTTGAAGCTGATGCGCATTTGTACGATCCCGATTCCTGGAAGGTCATGAAAAATGTTTCCAGCGCAGGGAAAGAGATTAAGACCATCGTCTGGAAAGACGGGAAAATAAGGACTTACCCGCTAGAAGGCATGTGGATCTGGGAAGATGAAAAGGAGACGCGCGTCGTTAACGATACGTTCCTTACGTTTGCCGATACGTCGTCCATGATTCTTGTCCGTGGTAAGTTGTTGAAGGATTCCATCCTGTACGAGAAAGACTCCGTTATGAGATCTGGAAAGGGTGGGGCGGTGCCCGTCGTTGATCATTATTATTATAAGAACAGGGTCCAGTGGGTGAAACTCCTCTCTAAGGGCGCCTTGCTGGCCGGTCCTGAAAAAGTATTCCATTATGACGGAAAAAAAATTGAGGACGTGACAACTTATAAACCCTTTGCTGTTGGTAACGTGTACGAACTTCAGGCAATCCCGAAGGGTGGCGTTATCGCAGCTTCCGAAGCGGGGTATTTCTCGCACAATAGGGACTTGCAGTCATGGACTCCGCCTACATTGGCGTTTCCAATAGACGAGAAAAGTGGTCTTGGAAATATGACGAATGCACGCGGGCATGACATGAAGGTGATGTCTGTTCTTCCTGATGGCCATGTATTCTACCATGTTTGGGGCATGGGTTTTTCCATATTTGCAAATTGGGGCGATTCCGCCACGGCCGTAATCATGGGTTCTACGGATAATTGCTTAGATGATTATACAGAAAAGGACGCTTTTGTTTATACGATCGCGGTCACTTCGACGCCTGCTCCTGATAATTCGGGCTTTTTGACGGCGACGGCTTCGAATAAGGGATATAGCCTGGTCTATATAAGCCTTGACGGAGAAGTTTCCTGCGCGAACAATATCGGAAGTACATCTATTGCAGGTCCGATGATTGCCCGCATCAATGAAGATGGTAAATGGGTTGTATATGTCGGAACTCGCTCCACGATGGGCACAGAGGCCAATGGTGGCCTGGATGTGATTACAATGCTTCCGCCTAAAAAGATGGGCGGCGATATTTCGAAAGTCGCAAAGAAGGATGTAAAGTCGTACTATGGTGCTCCATCGACTCCGCTGGATATGGTATATGAGCCGAAGACTGGATATTTCTGGATGGTTACGGCTGCGTCGCTTGTGTACTGGAGTGAGCAGGACACTTCCTTGTTGACCCCTCTTTCGACAAATGGGCTTACGAGTGCGAATTTTACAAGCATCGATGTTGATAGCCGTGGAAACCTCTGGGTCGGGACCTCGATGCAGGGCGCTTACCGCTTGACTCCGCGTACGACGAATCCCGATACGCTTTCTGTGCAGCACTTTACGGCGCGTCAAGGTCTCCTTAGCGATAGAGTCCAGGATGTAGCCGTGGATTCCGTTTTGGGCGTTGTATGGTTTGCTCATGATAACGGCGTTTCGGCTTACCTTCGAAAGGATGTCGGTGGGACCGATGGCAATATGGACGATGATTCCAACAAGGACTTTAAGGTGTATCCGAATCCGTTCCGCCCACGCGAAAACCATAGCCGTATTGTTTTTGACAATGTCGCCGAAGATGCCGTGATTAGCATTTTCAATAGAGGTGGCAAGCTCGTTATGGCGCTTAGTGGAGACCGTCTTGTCGGGGGCCGTGCCGAATGGGATGGAACTATGAATAATGGAAAGCTGGTGGCGCCGGGCGTTTACCAGTATGTTGTCCGTACAAAGTCAAAGGTGAAGAAAGGAAAACTTTTGATTGTCCATTAG
- the lpxA gene encoding acyl-ACP--UDP-N-acetylglucosamine O-acyltransferase yields MLHPSAFVHPSAKIHESAIIGPWCVVDENAEIGENVVLESRVRVYGGVTIKANTHVYDGAILGAPPQDLKYAGEPTHLEIGENCIIREYTTLNRGTVQGGGCTCIAPRVLIMAYAHVGHDCRIGEGAVIANGCQLGGHVRIGKFATLGGTTAVQQRNQVGAYAFVGGTLKVDYDVPPCSRAFGNPLRFASLNLHALRLHADEFPPERIAFFERAFRELYRSKRPAAEVIEELKKGPEPLFQAFFDEHWGGSLVRP; encoded by the coding sequence ATGCTTCATCCATCCGCTTTTGTTCATCCATCCGCAAAAATCCACGAGTCTGCTATTATTGGCCCCTGGTGCGTTGTTGATGAAAATGCGGAAATTGGCGAAAATGTGGTGCTTGAATCGCGAGTGCGCGTTTACGGTGGAGTGACCATCAAGGCAAATACGCACGTTTACGATGGGGCAATCCTCGGGGCGCCTCCTCAAGACCTCAAGTACGCAGGCGAGCCGACGCATCTTGAAATTGGCGAAAATTGCATCATCCGCGAATACACGACGCTCAACCGCGGCACGGTCCAGGGCGGCGGTTGCACATGCATTGCCCCGCGCGTCCTCATCATGGCTTACGCCCATGTGGGGCACGACTGCCGAATTGGTGAAGGGGCGGTCATCGCTAACGGATGCCAGCTCGGCGGCCACGTGCGCATTGGCAAGTTTGCGACTCTCGGCGGCACTACGGCGGTGCAGCAGCGTAACCAGGTGGGCGCCTACGCTTTCGTGGGCGGTACTCTCAAGGTCGATTACGACGTTCCTCCGTGCAGCCGTGCATTTGGGAACCCGCTTCGCTTTGCATCCCTCAACCTCCATGCGCTCCGCTTGCATGCAGATGAATTCCCGCCCGAACGCATTGCGTTTTTCGAGCGCGCTTTCCGAGAGCTTTACCGTAGTAAGCGCCCGGCCGCCGAAGTTATCGAAGAACTGAAAAAAGGCCCGGAACCTCTGTTCCAAGCCTTCTTTGACGAGCACTGGGGCGGTTCTCTCGTCCGCCCGTGA
- a CDS encoding glycosyltransferase has product MGGIILACLTALYALLFLFFIVGLLKTHRYKGPKATPSVSVVIPMRNEEEFAERTLEAVAAQDYVGEWEVICVDDRSTDRTREILEKFAATHPRFRVLSLPQDLPQIASPKKRALESAFKIAKNEVLLTMDADCIPRKSWITAMAGRFVDGICIVQGPKQNNGSRSMPHLYQKLETLGYTAMEAAGFSLGRPIVASAACLAYKKDLFFKVGGFGDLINLSSGDDDMLIHKMMKIPGTKVCYNLDKDAVIETAPVHTWKQLFNQRARWSSNGTNYESKPYILLLTLIYTYYIWMFVSPWCAIFLDFPWQWCVFSILPKIVVDFVFLSIASWKLKSKRRMLAFLPVELIQIPMIVFCVPAGISGMFRWK; this is encoded by the coding sequence ATGGGTGGCATTATTCTCGCATGCCTGACTGCGCTCTATGCGTTACTGTTCCTATTCTTTATAGTAGGACTGTTAAAGACGCATCGCTATAAAGGCCCGAAAGCGACCCCGAGCGTCTCGGTCGTGATCCCGATGCGCAACGAAGAGGAATTTGCCGAACGTACGCTCGAAGCGGTCGCCGCCCAGGACTACGTAGGCGAATGGGAAGTGATTTGCGTCGATGACCGTTCTACCGACCGCACACGCGAAATTCTCGAAAAGTTTGCCGCCACGCACCCGCGATTCCGCGTTTTGAGCCTCCCGCAAGATTTACCGCAAATTGCAAGCCCCAAGAAGCGTGCGCTCGAAAGCGCCTTCAAGATTGCCAAAAACGAAGTGCTCTTGACGATGGACGCGGACTGCATCCCGCGCAAGAGCTGGATTACCGCCATGGCCGGGCGATTTGTCGATGGCATCTGCATTGTGCAAGGCCCCAAGCAGAACAACGGCTCGCGTTCGATGCCGCATCTCTACCAGAAACTCGAAACGCTTGGCTACACCGCGATGGAAGCGGCAGGCTTTAGCCTTGGCCGCCCGATTGTCGCAAGTGCGGCTTGCCTTGCATACAAGAAGGACCTGTTCTTTAAAGTCGGCGGATTCGGAGACCTCATCAACCTCTCGAGCGGCGACGATGACATGCTCATCCACAAGATGATGAAAATCCCGGGAACGAAGGTCTGCTACAATCTCGACAAGGATGCCGTCATTGAGACCGCCCCGGTACACACGTGGAAACAGCTCTTTAACCAGCGCGCCCGCTGGAGCAGCAACGGCACAAACTACGAAAGCAAACCATACATCCTTTTGCTCACGCTCATTTACACGTACTACATCTGGATGTTCGTGAGTCCGTGGTGCGCCATCTTCCTCGATTTCCCGTGGCAGTGGTGCGTGTTCAGCATTCTGCCCAAGATTGTCGTGGACTTCGTATTCTTGAGCATTGCCTCCTGGAAGCTCAAGTCCAAGCGCCGCATGCTCGCGTTCTTGCCTGTAGAGCTTATCCAAATCCCGATGATCGTGTTCTGCGTCCCCGCAGGAATCTCGGGAATGTTTAGATGGAAATGA
- a CDS encoding glycoside hydrolase family 5 protein: MFKKLLSAMAIGCLLCACDNGTAPPRSTPKSNSSSAVPVDYTRGRYMNAILGRGINLGNSWDSDGRDDAAWSNPIRDVDFAIIKAAGFNSVRIPVRWQYNSDYSTHTVDPDRLAGVIEDINLAIANGLAVVVNFHHYVELNCAGGGHKDRGCKYDATKFEEEKNHFLLLWAQVASVMNAFPDDMIVLEILNEPVIPNVDLVNQLMLDAYNVIRTHAPNKTIMFEALHGAKFYDIDKMKLPPDGNIIFSGHYYEPFQYSHQGNMHGNACRGDEVKSITASTDLSSYATLAKQYYPDINGTDHVPLNMGEFGVAGGDVSPCNWEDGNGPSSEGKAEWANAAAKAAISRGMSFHYWGFSYTGGFDAYDPGSEKWHTGFPQALIF; this comes from the coding sequence ATGTTTAAAAAGCTTCTTTCCGCAATGGCAATCGGATGTCTCCTTTGCGCATGCGACAACGGAACCGCACCGCCGCGTTCTACACCTAAAAGCAACAGCAGCTCAGCTGTTCCTGTAGACTACACTCGCGGCAGGTACATGAACGCGATTCTCGGGCGCGGCATCAACCTGGGCAACTCCTGGGATTCCGACGGCCGTGACGATGCAGCCTGGAGCAACCCCATCCGCGACGTGGATTTCGCCATCATCAAAGCAGCCGGTTTCAACTCGGTGCGTATTCCGGTCCGCTGGCAATACAATTCGGACTACTCCACCCACACTGTAGACCCGGACCGCCTTGCAGGAGTCATTGAAGACATCAATCTCGCTATCGCCAACGGGCTTGCCGTTGTCGTGAACTTCCACCATTATGTGGAACTAAACTGCGCCGGTGGCGGACACAAGGATCGAGGCTGCAAATACGACGCCACAAAATTCGAAGAAGAAAAGAACCACTTCCTTCTCTTGTGGGCACAAGTTGCAAGCGTGATGAACGCCTTCCCCGACGACATGATCGTGCTCGAAATCCTGAACGAGCCGGTGATCCCCAATGTCGATCTCGTCAACCAGCTGATGCTCGACGCCTACAATGTCATTCGCACACACGCCCCGAACAAGACTATCATGTTCGAAGCGCTTCACGGCGCCAAGTTCTATGATATCGACAAGATGAAGCTGCCGCCTGACGGAAACATCATCTTTAGCGGACACTACTACGAACCGTTCCAGTATTCCCATCAAGGCAACATGCACGGGAACGCATGCAGGGGCGATGAGGTCAAATCCATTACCGCCAGCACCGACCTGAGCAGCTACGCCACCCTCGCCAAGCAATATTATCCCGATATAAACGGCACAGACCACGTTCCGCTGAACATGGGTGAATTCGGCGTTGCCGGCGGAGACGTTAGCCCCTGCAATTGGGAAGACGGAAATGGCCCTAGCAGCGAAGGCAAGGCTGAATGGGCAAACGCAGCAGCCAAGGCAGCCATCTCCCGCGGAATGTCGTTCCATTACTGGGGATTTAGCTACACAGGCGGATTTGACGCCTACGACCCAGGTTCCGAAAAGTGGCACACGGGATTCCCGCAGGCACTCATTTTCTAG
- a CDS encoding RNA polymerase sigma factor yields the protein MSYTGFLCNRPPDWVGAVWEKYSYRIYKLCLQKCGVKDEADDLFQEVALRFCQRANNLDAGIYLLPWLETVLLHCHYSGYRKRHVGREIPFSSLRDQQADYRAFEERVCAPSDGSVRMESVMSEFSVLLETLNPLEKMIVELSVVGGFRVTDLSAIFGLSRKAVTKRKMRAYQKMREKMAMQKERIKMITGRDASLREIIEFAG from the coding sequence ATGTCATATACGGGATTCCTTTGTAACCGTCCCCCTGATTGGGTAGGGGCTGTCTGGGAAAAATATTCCTACAGAATATACAAATTGTGCCTGCAAAAGTGTGGCGTAAAAGATGAAGCAGACGACTTGTTTCAGGAGGTGGCGCTTCGCTTTTGTCAAAGGGCTAATAATCTGGATGCCGGGATTTATCTTTTGCCGTGGCTGGAGACTGTTCTTTTGCACTGCCATTACAGTGGGTACCGCAAAAGGCACGTGGGCCGCGAAATTCCGTTCTCGAGTTTGAGAGATCAGCAGGCTGACTATAGGGCCTTTGAGGAGCGAGTCTGTGCGCCATCTGATGGTAGTGTCCGCATGGAGTCTGTCATGAGCGAGTTCTCGGTTTTGCTTGAGACGTTGAATCCGCTGGAAAAAATGATTGTGGAATTGTCGGTTGTCGGAGGGTTTAGGGTTACGGACTTGAGCGCGATTTTTGGACTTTCCAGAAAGGCGGTTACGAAACGCAAAATGAGGGCGTATCAAAAAATGCGCGAAAAAATGGCCATGCAGAAAGAACGGATAAAAATGATAACGGGCCGCGATGCCTCTTTGCGAGAAATAATTGAATTTGCTGGTTGA
- a CDS encoding carbohydrate binding domain-containing protein, with product MNGNLKKAIWKSALAAMLLASSSFAGYGFSDYRDRDQSHFVMKDPKPFRPDKEVVTVVMREAIPRGGGYTYQYPRENPEPVLTDKYAMEGALSMEIELIASDYSGVAICIAGSVDLTPYLEEGVLEFWLKGAQGGENALFVLVDDGVKSNGESLQVKLRSKSLGEITTEWKHFSIPLKLFGNTGVYWDAKNTREVMLPFAWSNFKGFRLEVRKDENESFKVWIDDIVIKKHGKPYEGPAHYPFRNEI from the coding sequence ATGAATGGAAACCTAAAAAAAGCCATTTGGAAGTCCGCTCTAGCAGCGATGCTTCTTGCTTCGTCTTCTTTTGCTGGCTACGGTTTTAGCGATTATCGTGACCGTGACCAGTCCCACTTTGTCATGAAGGATCCTAAGCCGTTCCGTCCAGACAAGGAAGTTGTCACCGTTGTCATGCGTGAAGCAATTCCGCGTGGTGGTGGTTACACCTATCAGTACCCGCGTGAAAACCCTGAACCGGTACTCACGGATAAGTACGCTATGGAAGGTGCACTCTCCATGGAAATCGAACTTATCGCAAGCGACTATTCCGGTGTGGCAATCTGTATTGCCGGTTCCGTGGACCTGACTCCGTATTTAGAAGAAGGTGTTCTCGAATTTTGGCTTAAAGGTGCCCAGGGTGGCGAAAACGCTTTGTTCGTGCTCGTTGACGATGGCGTGAAGAGCAACGGCGAATCCCTCCAGGTGAAGCTCCGCTCCAAGAGCCTTGGTGAAATTACAACTGAATGGAAGCACTTCAGCATTCCTCTGAAGCTCTTCGGCAATACCGGTGTCTACTGGGATGCAAAGAACACGCGCGAAGTGATGCTCCCGTTCGCATGGTCCAACTTCAAGGGCTTCCGTCTTGAAGTCCGCAAGGATGAAAACGAATCCTTCAAGGTTTGGATTGACGATATCGTGATTAAGAAGCATGGCAAGCCGTACGAAGGCCCGGCTCATTATCCGTTCCGCAACGAGATTTAA
- a CDS encoding CCA tRNA nucleotidyltransferase yields MPTITTLAGKPFEPDLPRRLLSIAGEIREAGGRAFLVGGWVRDALLGKDCRDYDVEVYDLTQDELVPILKKYGRTNLVGKAFGVIHLAMKGLSLDFSFPRTESKVGYGHRGFVVHTDEKLSFKEAALRRDFTINAMGMELPELTLCDPYGGIDDLKKGLLRHVGPAFVEDSLRILRGVQFASRFALRLAPETVELCKTLSLEDLSIERLFEEFKKWLLKPGKPSLGLRAFLDIKLNEFFPEVLPLRGSWEDLAEMLDNMEGLRRNFVNVSADAAGEAVGDAKCAPLSDDQVMEFAFASFLSGSADTSLKFLERITNESHLVKNVPLLLKAYSGLDFAIVSDAPALRRMAVKLGGLKLLCLLVKATPRKYYAAAAAPEFPEQLWQAAADLDLLNAAPQPFLMGKMLMDLGFKPGKQMGETIKQSFELQLDGKIKNAEEAIAWVRSQTKERL; encoded by the coding sequence ATGCCTACTATAACGACTCTTGCGGGCAAGCCGTTTGAACCGGATTTGCCCAGGCGCCTGCTTTCTATCGCAGGCGAAATTCGCGAAGCGGGTGGCCGCGCCTTCTTGGTGGGCGGCTGGGTGCGCGATGCGCTCCTCGGCAAGGATTGCCGCGATTACGATGTCGAAGTTTACGACCTCACGCAAGATGAACTTGTCCCGATTTTAAAGAAGTACGGTCGTACGAATCTTGTGGGCAAAGCGTTTGGCGTGATTCATTTGGCGATGAAGGGCCTCTCGCTCGATTTCTCGTTCCCGCGTACCGAAAGCAAAGTCGGCTATGGCCACCGCGGTTTCGTGGTGCATACGGATGAAAAGCTCTCGTTCAAGGAAGCGGCGCTTCGCCGAGACTTTACCATCAATGCGATGGGCATGGAACTGCCGGAACTCACGCTTTGCGACCCGTACGGCGGCATTGACGACTTGAAGAAAGGCTTGTTGCGCCATGTGGGTCCAGCCTTTGTCGAAGATTCGCTGCGCATTTTGCGCGGTGTGCAGTTTGCGAGCCGTTTTGCGCTTAGGCTTGCGCCCGAGACGGTTGAACTTTGCAAGACGCTTTCGCTTGAGGACCTTTCTATCGAGCGCTTGTTCGAAGAATTCAAGAAGTGGCTCTTGAAGCCGGGCAAGCCGTCGCTTGGCTTGCGCGCTTTCCTGGACATCAAGCTGAACGAGTTTTTCCCGGAAGTTTTACCGCTGCGTGGCTCCTGGGAAGATCTGGCTGAAATGCTCGACAACATGGAGGGCTTGCGCAGGAACTTTGTGAATGTGAGTGCTGATGCGGCCGGTGAAGCTGTTGGTGACGCCAAGTGCGCACCGCTTTCGGACGATCAGGTGATGGAATTTGCGTTTGCATCATTCCTCAGCGGGAGTGCCGATACTTCTCTCAAGTTCCTCGAACGCATTACGAACGAATCGCACTTGGTCAAGAATGTCCCGCTGCTTTTGAAAGCTTATAGCGGACTTGATTTTGCAATTGTAAGTGATGCGCCGGCGCTTCGCCGCATGGCGGTGAAGCTGGGTGGCCTAAAGCTGTTGTGCCTGCTTGTTAAAGCCACCCCGCGTAAGTATTACGCCGCCGCCGCCGCCCCGGAATTCCCGGAACAGCTTTGGCAAGCTGCTGCAGATCTTGATTTGCTCAATGCAGCTCCGCAGCCCTTCCTCATGGGCAAAATGCTTATGGATCTGGGATTCAAGCCGGGCAAGCAGATGGGCGAAACTATCAAGCAAAGCTTTGAGCTCCAGCTCGACGGTAAAATCAAGAACGCCGAAGAAGCAATCGCGTGGGTCCGGAGTCAGACGAAAGAACGGCTCTAA